The window GAAAGTTGAGTTACTTATCTCCCTACCCTTCGGCCCCGACTTGCCCCATTTAGCCGCAGAAAGCCAAGGCTACAATTTTTTTACCACGCGAGTCAGGTCAATTCTCAAGCAGTCCCGATTTTCGACCTATCCCCCCGCAACGCATAAGCCCACGCCAATCTATCCCGGCCGGCATAGCCCGTCAAGTCGGGGATTTACCTAATTTTTATCCTCCCCCTTCCATGCGGTTCGCTTCGCTCACCGGCATCCTACAGACCTCCTCACTCCCACTCCAGCACGACCTTCCCCGATTCTCCCGAGCGCATGACCGCGAAGCCTTTTGCGAAGTCGTCGATGGCGAAGCGGTGGGTGATGATGGGGGTGGGGTCGAGGCCGGCTTGGACGAGGCTGGCCATTTTGTACCAGGTTTCGAACATCTCGCGGCCGTAGATGCCTTTGAGGGTCAATCCCTTAAAAACGACCTGGCTCCAGTCGACGGCCATGGTGCCGGGGGGGATGCCGAGCAGGGCGAGTTTGCCGCCGTGGTTGATGGTGTCGAGCATCTGCGCCAACGCCGCCGGGGCGCCGGACATCTCCAGGCCGACATCGAAGCCTTCGCTCATGCCGAGGTTGGCCATCACCTCGCGCAGGGATTCCCGATCGACCCGCACCGTGCGGGTGGCGCCGAGGCGTTCGGCCAGGGCCAGGCGGTAGGGGTTGACGTCGGTGACGACCACATGCCGGGCACCGGCGTGGCGGGCGACGGCGGCGGCCATGGCGCCGATGGGACCGGCGCCGGTGATGAGCACGTCCTCGCCGACCAGATCGAAGGAGAGCGCGGTGTGTACGGCGTTGCCGAGGGGATCGAAGATCACCGCCTGCTCGTCGCTGATGGAGTCGGGCAGTTTGAAGGCGTTGACCGCCGGGATCACCAGATATTCGGCGAAGGCGCCGGGGCGGTTGACGCCGACGCCGACGCTGTTGCGGCAGAGGTGGCGGCGTCCGGCCCGGCAGTTGCGGCAGTGGCCGCAGGTGACATGCCCCTCGCCGGTGACCCGGTCGCCGAGTTCGAAGCCGCTCACCTCCTGGCCGATGCCGGCGACGACGCCGACGTATTCGTGGCCGATGATCATCGGCACCGGGATGGTCTTGCGCGCCCACTCGTCCCAGCCATCGATATGCACGTCGGTGCCGCAGATGGCGGTTTTACGGATTTTGATGAGCAGGTCGTTGTGCCCCATTTCCGGCAGCGGCGCCCGGTGCAGTTCCAGTCCCGGCCCCGGGGCGAGCTTGCCGAGGGCCTTCATCGTCGTTGGCGTCATGAAATCACCCCCAGTTCCCGGCCGACGCGGGCAAAGGCGGCGACGGCGGCATCGAGTTGTTCGCGGTTGTGGGCGGCGGACATCTGGGTACGAATGCGCGCCTGCCCTTTCGGCACCACGGGAAAGGAAAAAGCGACGACAAAAATTCCCTCCTCCAGCAGCCGCGCCGCCATCCGGCTCGCCAGATGCGCGTCGCCGATCAGCACCGGGATGATCGGGTGCTCGGCCCCGGCCAAAGAGAAACCGGCCGCCTGCATCCGCTCGCGGAAATAGCGGCTGTTCTCGCGCAGGCGCAGCCGCAGGTCGTCGCCGTCTTCGAGCAGATCGAGCACCCGCAGCGAGGCGGCAACGACCGCCGGGGCCAGAGCGTTGGAGAAGAGATGGGGGCGGGAGCGCTGCCGCAGCCAGTCGACCAGCTCCCGTCGTCCGGCGGTGTAGCCCCCGCTCGCCCCGCCCAGGGCCTTGCCGAGGGTGCCGGTGAGGATGTCGATACGCCCGAGCAGGCCGTGGTGCTCGTGGCTGCCGCGTCCCTTGGCGCCGAGGACGCCGACGCCGTGGGAGTCGTCGACCATCAGCAGGGCATCGTAGCGCTCGGCCAGGTCGACCAGGCACGGCAACTCGGCGATGTCGCCGTCCATGGAGAAGACCCCGTCCGTGGCAATGAGCCGGAAGCGGGCGTCGCGGCTCTGGCGCAGGGCTTCTTCGAGCTCAGCCAGGTCGTTGTGGGCATAGCGCAGCCGTTTCGCCCGGCAGAGGCGAATACCGTCGATGATGCTGGCGTGGTTGAGGGCGTCGCTGATGACCGCGTCTCGCTCATCGAGCAGGGTCTCGAAGAGGCCGCCGTTGGCGTCGAAGCAGGAGGAATAGAGGATGGCCGCCTCGCAGCCGAGAAAGGCGGCGAGGCGCCGCTCCAGTTCCAGGTGAGCATCCTGGGTGCCGCAGATGAAGCGCACCGAGGCCATACCGAAGCCGCGTTCGTCGAGGCCCCGTTTGGCCGCCGCGAGCAGTTCGGGATGATCGGCCAGCCCCAGATAGTTGTTGGCACAGAGGTTGAGCAGTTCCCCCCCGCCGCCGATCCGGACCCGCGCCGCCTGGGGGGAAGCCAGAGGGCGTTCCTCCTTGTACAGCCCCTCCCCCCGCAAATCCTCAAGCTGATTATGGAGATATTCGTAGAATGAGTGACTCATGAGCCCTCCCCTTCGCGTGTGCCGTCAATCTTAACCGAGGATGGCGCTCTGACAAGAAGCGATCGCGAGCCACGGCCGGCTCCCCTCGCCGCTCCGGCGGAGGTTGGCAGAACCCTCCTTTTGTGGTCTAATCCTTCCAGTCGATTTCGCCACACTTTTGAGGAGACCCGCATGTTTTCTATCCGTAGCCTCTCTCTTTTGCTGCTCACCCTTGCCCTTTGCGCCTGCGCGCCGAAAACCATGACCGCCAATCCCGAACAGCCCTATCCCCTGCCCCGGGAACCGCAACTGGGGCAAATCGTGCACCTGCCCACCGGCGTTCTCGTCGACGAGGCGCGCATGCAGGCCATCGCCGGCGACGCCCGTATCGTCTATGTCGGCGAAACCCACGACAACCCCGCTTCACACCGCCAGCAGGTGGCGCTGCTGCGTGCTCTGGCCGAGCGCCATCCGGGGAAGATCGCCCTCGGCATGGAGATGTTCGTCCCCTCCCAGCAGCCGATTCTCGACCGCTGGAGCGCCGGGAAACTTTCGGAGAAGGAGTTTCTCAAGGAATCGCGCTGGTACGAAACCTGGCGCATGGATTTCGACTATTACCGGGAACTGCTCGAACTCGCCCGGGATCTGCGGATTCCGCTGATCGGACTCAACGCCGAGAAGAGCCTGGTCGCGGCGGTGCGGGCCAAGCCGACGGCGGAACTGACGGAGGCAGAGCAACGGCAGGTGCCGGAGATGGATCTTGACGATCCCTACCAGAAGGCCATGACCGAGGCGATTCTCGGCGACCACGGCAAGCACGGCGCGATTCCGGCGGACGGCTTTCATCGCGTCCAAACCCTGTGGGACGAAACCATGGCAGCAAGCGTTGTCCGCTACCTGAGCGACCCGGATCACGCCGACCACCGATTGATGGTGGTCGCCGGGGGGAACCATGTGCGCTACGGCTTCGGCATCCCGCGCCGAGTCTTTCGCCGCCTGCCGACCTCCTACGTCCTCGTCGGCAGCACCGAAATCGTCGTCCCCGCGGATAAAAAAGACCGGCTGATGAATGTCAAAAAGCCCAAATTCCCCATGGTTCCCTACGATTTTCTCCTCTTCACCGAATACGAGGATCTCGGCAAGCAGGAGGTCAAGCTCGGGGTGATGCTCGGGGAGGGAGAAGACGGCGTGGTCGTCGAGGGGGTCATGCCCGCCTCGGTGGGGGAAACTGCCGGGCTGCAAAAAGACGACCGGATTCTCGCCATCGACGGCGAGCCCGTGGCGGAAAATTTCGACCTTATTTATGAGGTAAAACGCAAAAAGCCGGGGGATCGCTCGACCCTGAAGATTCGACGCGGCGAGGAAGAGCTGGACGTCCCCGTGGAATTCGTGCTGCCTCCGGCAGGCGATCCGCACGGGGGAATGCCGAAAAAATAGAGGTATCCCGCCGTAGGGGCGCAGCATGCTGCGCCCCTACAAAACAACGCCCACCCATGCCTCATCACACCCCGATGCGGTTCCTGTCGTCACCGCATCCTACACCGGGGAAATCATGCCGACGCTACCGCGCCGCCTCATCCTTGGCCTGCTCCTGATCCTCTTCGTCGCCTGGCCCGTTTGCGCCGAAGAGGTGATTGATCCTTATCGTTTCTTCGCCGCCCACTACGAGGCGATGGGCGGGTTGGAGCGCTTCAAGCGGATCAACTCCGGCTGGAGCGTCGGCACGGTCCGCTACGATGGGCTGGAGGGTACTTTTGAGGCATGGGCGGAGAAACCGCTGCGTTACCGGCTCGATGAGGATTTCGGCATCATCCGCCAGAGCGAGGGGGATGACGGCAATCTGCGCTGGCGCCGGGATACCAACGGCCAGGTCGAGGAAGTGCGGGATGAGGAGACCCTGAAGCGCCGCCGGATCGCCGAACTGCTGGAAAATTTCGAACATCTGAACCCCGACTCCCCCTGGTTCACCCTGAGCGACGCAGGGCTCGCCGAGGTGGAGGGCGTGCCCTGTCGGGTGTTTCGCCTGGAGAACCGCATCAACAGCGACGTCAGCCGCTTCTTCATCGCTCTCGACGATCTGCGGGTGGTGAAGACCGTCGACACGGAGCCGGACGTGGAGGTTCACACCCGTTACCACGACTACCGGCGCATCGACGGCCTGCGCCTCCCCTTCCGCCAGGTCGCGGATATCCACCCCCGCAACAAGCGACGGGAAATCGCCATCACCGCCCAGCGCATCAATCCAACCGTGGACCGGCGGCGCTTCGCCAAACCCGCGCCGGCAACGGGCGCCATCGGCTTTCCCGCCGACGACCGGGCCGAAAATATCCCCTTTCACTTCAGCGAAAATCTCATCTACCTGCCGGTCACCCTTAATGGCGACACCCGCTGGTGGATTCTCGACAGCGGCGCCTCCATGTCGGTGATCGACGCCGAATACGCCGAAAGTCTCGGCCTCAAACTTGTGGGGAGCATCGGCGGCTTCGGCTTCGGCGACCTCTTCACCCTCGCCTTCGTGCGCCTGCCTCCCTGCCGGGTGGGGAAACTCACCCTGCCGGCGCAGACCATCCACGCCTACAAGGGACTCGCCGAAAGCAGTTACGAGCCGGTACGCGTCGGCATTCTCGGCTACGATTTCCTCTCCCGCTTCGTCACCCGCATCGATTACGCCCGCCGCACGGTCTCCTTCTATCGCCCGGAAAGCTTCGTCTACCGGGGCACCGGCAAAGTCGTCGACGCCCCCCTCAAGTACCGCACCTTCTCCCTGCCGGCGAGGGTCGACGATCTTCCCGAGGGCCGTTTCAGCCTCGACCTCGGTTCCCATCGCAGTTCGCTGCACCATCCCTTCGCCGCCCGCCACGGCCTGCTGAAACGGCCGGGGGTGGAGACGGTCAGCAAAGGGATGGCGGGTTTCAGTTTCGAAACCTTGAGTGCTTTCGAGCGGATGGAGATCGCCGGCTTCGTCATCGACCGGCCGCTCCTGACCATCCCCGACGAGGCCGGGCCGGGGACGGCGGCGGTGGGGGAGTTGGCCGGCAACCTCGGCAACTCGCTGCTGCGCCATTTCGTCCTCACCCTCGATTACGGCAAGCAGCAGGTGATGATCGAACCGGGCACCGAGTTCAACGGGACCTTTCCCGAAGATCGCAGCGGGCTGCTCGTCGGCCAGGGGGAGGACGGCGGGCCGATGGTCTCTTTCGTGGCGGCGGGGACACCGGCCCAGGAGGCGGGATTTGTCGCCGGCGATGTCATCGCGGCGGTTGATGGCCGACCGGTGGCCGAGTATGGCGGGGTGCTGCCCATCCGAGAACTGTTGCGGCAAGCGCCGGGGACGCGGCTCGATTTCACCCTGCTGCGGCAAGG is drawn from Desulfuromonas acetexigens and contains these coding sequences:
- the tdh gene encoding L-threonine 3-dehydrogenase yields the protein MKALGKLAPGPGLELHRAPLPEMGHNDLLIKIRKTAICGTDVHIDGWDEWARKTIPVPMIIGHEYVGVVAGIGQEVSGFELGDRVTGEGHVTCGHCRNCRAGRRHLCRNSVGVGVNRPGAFAEYLVIPAVNAFKLPDSISDEQAVIFDPLGNAVHTALSFDLVGEDVLITGAGPIGAMAAAVARHAGARHVVVTDVNPYRLALAERLGATRTVRVDRESLREVMANLGMSEGFDVGLEMSGAPAALAQMLDTINHGGKLALLGIPPGTMAVDWSQVVFKGLTLKGIYGREMFETWYKMASLVQAGLDPTPIITHRFAIDDFAKGFAVMRSGESGKVVLEWE
- a CDS encoding aspartyl protease family protein; translation: MLRPYKTTPTHASSHPDAVPVVTASYTGEIMPTLPRRLILGLLLILFVAWPVCAEEVIDPYRFFAAHYEAMGGLERFKRINSGWSVGTVRYDGLEGTFEAWAEKPLRYRLDEDFGIIRQSEGDDGNLRWRRDTNGQVEEVRDEETLKRRRIAELLENFEHLNPDSPWFTLSDAGLAEVEGVPCRVFRLENRINSDVSRFFIALDDLRVVKTVDTEPDVEVHTRYHDYRRIDGLRLPFRQVADIHPRNKRREIAITAQRINPTVDRRRFAKPAPATGAIGFPADDRAENIPFHFSENLIYLPVTLNGDTRWWILDSGASMSVIDAEYAESLGLKLVGSIGGFGFGDLFTLAFVRLPPCRVGKLTLPAQTIHAYKGLAESSYEPVRVGILGYDFLSRFVTRIDYARRTVSFYRPESFVYRGTGKVVDAPLKYRTFSLPARVDDLPEGRFSLDLGSHRSSLHHPFAARHGLLKRPGVETVSKGMAGFSFETLSAFERMEIAGFVIDRPLLTIPDEAGPGTAAVGELAGNLGNSLLRHFVLTLDYGKQQVMIEPGTEFNGTFPEDRSGLLVGQGEDGGPMVSFVAAGTPAQEAGFVAGDVIAAVDGRPVAEYGGVLPIRELLRQAPGTRLDFTLLRQGRQFHIELVLREIF
- a CDS encoding glycine C-acetyltransferase, whose product is MSHSFYEYLHNQLEDLRGEGLYKEERPLASPQAARVRIGGGGELLNLCANNYLGLADHPELLAAAKRGLDERGFGMASVRFICGTQDAHLELERRLAAFLGCEAAILYSSCFDANGGLFETLLDERDAVISDALNHASIIDGIRLCRAKRLRYAHNDLAELEEALRQSRDARFRLIATDGVFSMDGDIAELPCLVDLAERYDALLMVDDSHGVGVLGAKGRGSHEHHGLLGRIDILTGTLGKALGGASGGYTAGRRELVDWLRQRSRPHLFSNALAPAVVAASLRVLDLLEDGDDLRLRLRENSRYFRERMQAAGFSLAGAEHPIIPVLIGDAHLASRMAARLLEEGIFVVAFSFPVVPKGQARIRTQMSAAHNREQLDAAVAAFARVGRELGVIS
- a CDS encoding ChaN family lipoprotein, which gives rise to MFSIRSLSLLLLTLALCACAPKTMTANPEQPYPLPREPQLGQIVHLPTGVLVDEARMQAIAGDARIVYVGETHDNPASHRQQVALLRALAERHPGKIALGMEMFVPSQQPILDRWSAGKLSEKEFLKESRWYETWRMDFDYYRELLELARDLRIPLIGLNAEKSLVAAVRAKPTAELTEAEQRQVPEMDLDDPYQKAMTEAILGDHGKHGAIPADGFHRVQTLWDETMAASVVRYLSDPDHADHRLMVVAGGNHVRYGFGIPRRVFRRLPTSYVLVGSTEIVVPADKKDRLMNVKKPKFPMVPYDFLLFTEYEDLGKQEVKLGVMLGEGEDGVVVEGVMPASVGETAGLQKDDRILAIDGEPVAENFDLIYEVKRKKPGDRSTLKIRRGEEELDVPVEFVLPPAGDPHGGMPKK